GTTTCATCTTTAGTTTCAGTGGCTTTCTTTAGCCATTCAGGTATAAATAGTTTACGTTGCTCTTTTATAGGAACAGGATCTAAATGAAAGCCTACTGCTGAAAGGCTTTTTACCCTGCCATGTGGTGTTTCACGATGACATTCCCAACAAGTTCTATCTAAGCGATCATTTAAATGACTTTGTACCCATGAAGCACTTTGGGCATCAGTTACCTGATCAAAATGACACCTAATACAATTTGATTGTACTGCTTGTTGCCCTGCTTCATGCATAATGATGGCTTGTGGTTCAGTTCTTAAGGTGTAAATAGTAGCATGATAAAGCCCATCTTTGGCTTTAAATGCATATTGTTCAAATACATTGTTATGGGGTACATGACAATCATTACAAGTTGCTACCTGACGGTGGGCACTGTGATTCCAAGTAATGTATTCAGTGGTCATTACATGGCAGTTGATACATGCCTTCGGATCG
The genomic region above belongs to Chondrinema litorale and contains:
- the nrfH gene encoding cytochrome c nitrite reductase small subunit; this translates as MAFFHRLIPPKQWQPAVIILLGIMVGLGVYIAKISNVTSYLTDDPKACINCHVMTTEYITWNHSAHRQVATCNDCHVPHNNVFEQYAFKAKDGLYHATIYTLRTEPQAIIMHEAGQQAVQSNCIRCHFDQVTDAQSASWVQSHLNDRLDRTCWECHRETPHGRVKSLSAVGFHLDPVPIKEQRKLFIPEWLKKATETKDETHE